One genomic segment of Nitrosopumilus sp. b3 includes these proteins:
- the cobD gene encoding threonine-phosphate decarboxylase CobD, with amino-acid sequence MKIRTKSSIIRHIPVIHGGRNPLKNPDPQILDFSSNINPLGIPNSVKKILKKNFDTIENYPDLGSSELISSIKKYTGLDKSNLLVGNGAIEIIYNFCFAFLSSKKTLISIPTFQEYETAAKLNNAKLSYFKTLNLSENIDSFISQIPKNGCVFICNPNNPTGKLLSKKYLLKIINRAKKLSSIVFVDECFIELVPESNESVISYVKKHDNLFVLRSLTKSFGFPGLRVGYAAGSKQMIEILKKIKIPWSVNSLAQDAAKISLQNKSHLTQSKLIIKKELKYLKNKINKLNGFQCHDSSTNFILIKTTHDSTEIQKKLLKNKILIRDCKNFRGLNNHYFRIAVKSHKDNLKLVKALESIV; translated from the coding sequence GTGAAAATAAGAACAAAATCTTCCATAATTAGACATATTCCTGTGATCCATGGAGGCAGAAATCCTTTAAAAAACCCTGATCCACAAATATTGGATTTTAGTTCAAATATCAATCCCTTGGGAATTCCTAATTCTGTAAAAAAAATACTGAAAAAAAATTTTGATACAATTGAAAATTATCCTGATTTAGGCTCATCTGAATTAATTTCTAGTATAAAAAAATACACAGGTTTGGATAAATCCAATTTACTGGTCGGTAATGGCGCAATTGAAATAATCTATAATTTTTGTTTTGCATTTTTATCATCAAAAAAAACTTTGATATCCATACCCACTTTCCAAGAATATGAAACAGCTGCAAAATTAAATAATGCTAAATTATCATATTTTAAAACACTAAATTTATCTGAAAATATTGATTCATTTATTTCACAAATTCCAAAAAATGGCTGTGTCTTTATTTGTAATCCAAATAACCCAACAGGAAAACTCTTATCAAAAAAATATTTACTTAAAATAATCAATAGGGCAAAAAAACTTTCTTCTATCGTATTTGTTGATGAATGTTTCATTGAACTTGTTCCTGAATCAAATGAATCGGTTATTTCGTATGTCAAAAAACATGACAATCTTTTTGTTTTACGCTCTTTGACTAAATCATTTGGTTTCCCAGGATTAAGAGTTGGATATGCTGCAGGTTCAAAACAAATGATTGAAATATTAAAGAAAATAAAAATTCCTTGGAGTGTTAATTCATTAGCACAAGATGCAGCAAAAATCTCACTTCAAAATAAATCCCACTTAACACAATCAAAATTAATTATTAAAAAGGAACTCAAATACTTAAAAAATAAAATAAATAAATTAAATGGTTTTCAATGTCATGATTCATCTACAAATTTTATTTTAATCAAAACAACTCATGATTCTACAGAAATACAAAAAAAATTACTTAAAAACAAAATTCTAATTCGTGATTGTAAAAATTTTAGAGGATTAAACAATCACTATTTTCGTATTGCTGTAAAATCTCATAAGGATAACCTAAAACTAGTAAAAGCTTTGGAGAGTATTGTATGA
- the asd gene encoding aspartate-semialdehyde dehydrogenase, which produces MVKKRVAIIGVTGAVGQEFVQSLNNHPWFEVTQIAASERSAGKKYLDAIKDANGIVAWDVGGEIPEYIKEMTVKSIDELDVSQLDLVFSAVESLAARDIETKMAADLPVISTSSAYRYENDVPILIPGINDEQTELLEVQKKNRNWKGWVAPLPNCTTTGLAITLKPLLEKYGAKKVMMTSMQAISGGGKSGVSAMGITDNILPYIPKEEGKVRLETRKILGKLIDGKIEEADIRISCTCTRVPVIDGHTESVFVETTKEIDPAKAKETYNQCNKDISVLGLPSAPKDFYAFHEDPTRPQPRMERTVGDGMTTTIGRVEKEELFDNGLKYMLFSHNKKMGSAKGAVLLAEMLYKKGKI; this is translated from the coding sequence ATGGTTAAAAAACGAGTTGCAATTATTGGAGTAACAGGAGCAGTTGGCCAAGAATTTGTACAATCATTGAATAACCATCCATGGTTTGAGGTGACTCAAATTGCAGCATCTGAGCGCTCTGCAGGTAAGAAATACTTGGATGCGATAAAGGATGCAAATGGAATTGTTGCATGGGATGTTGGAGGAGAAATCCCAGAATATATCAAAGAAATGACAGTAAAATCAATTGATGAGTTAGATGTCTCACAACTAGATTTGGTTTTTTCTGCAGTTGAGTCACTAGCTGCTAGAGATATTGAGACTAAAATGGCAGCTGATTTACCCGTAATCTCAACTAGTTCAGCATATAGATATGAGAATGATGTTCCAATACTAATTCCAGGAATAAACGATGAACAAACAGAATTACTTGAAGTTCAAAAAAAGAATAGAAACTGGAAAGGTTGGGTAGCACCTCTTCCAAACTGTACAACAACAGGTTTGGCAATTACACTAAAACCATTACTTGAAAAATATGGTGCAAAGAAAGTCATGATGACATCGATGCAGGCCATTTCAGGTGGTGGGAAATCAGGTGTATCTGCAATGGGAATTACAGATAACATTCTTCCATACATTCCAAAAGAGGAAGGTAAGGTAAGACTGGAAACAAGGAAAATTCTAGGAAAGCTAATTGATGGAAAAATAGAAGAGGCAGACATTAGAATAAGTTGTACTTGTACTAGAGTTCCCGTAATAGATGGACATACTGAATCAGTTTTTGTTGAAACTACAAAGGAAATTGATCCGGCAAAGGCAAAAGAGACTTACAATCAATGTAACAAAGATATCTCGGTATTAGGTCTACCTTCTGCTCCAAAAGATTTCTATGCATTCCACGAAGATCCAACAAGACCCCAACCTAGAATGGAAAGAACTGTTGGTGATGGAATGACTACAACAATAGGTAGAGTTGAAAAAGAAGAACTGTTTGATAATGGTCTCAAATACATGCTATTTTCTCACAACAAAAAAATGGGTTCAGCAAAAGGTGCAGTATTACTTGCAGAAATGTTATACAAAAAAGGCAAGATTTAG
- a CDS encoding cobyric acid synthase has translation MKSLMIQGTSSGAGKTTLVAALCRIFSDKGITVAPFKSQNMSNFAYITPTFEISRAQAIQAIAARCEIAPTLNPILLKPLGNYNSLVYLNGKRYKKMHAKDYYEKFVNTEGIKIATKSLKTLQKKFDLVIIEGAGSPAEINLQKFDIANMRIAKKADASVLLVSDIDKGGSFASLVGTMSLIDKKYQHLVKGFILNKFRGDINVLKPGFKKLKSITKIPVVGTIPLINLDLPEEDSLNAKPKNIAWTRKNLSKIDIELDRLAKIVKSNMDIKSIEMMLQ, from the coding sequence ATGAAATCATTAATGATTCAAGGAACATCTTCAGGTGCTGGAAAAACAACACTAGTTGCAGCGCTTTGTAGAATTTTCTCAGACAAAGGAATCACTGTTGCACCATTCAAATCTCAAAATATGTCAAACTTTGCATATATCACGCCTACATTTGAAATTTCTCGTGCTCAAGCTATTCAAGCAATTGCTGCTAGATGTGAAATCGCTCCAACATTGAATCCTATTCTGCTAAAGCCTTTGGGAAATTACAATAGTCTTGTATATCTAAATGGCAAACGCTACAAAAAAATGCATGCCAAAGATTATTATGAAAAATTTGTAAATACTGAAGGAATTAAAATCGCAACAAAATCCTTGAAAACTTTGCAGAAAAAATTTGATTTGGTTATTATTGAAGGAGCAGGATCACCAGCTGAAATTAATTTACAAAAATTTGATATTGCAAATATGAGAATTGCAAAAAAAGCAGATGCTTCAGTATTACTTGTTTCTGATATTGACAAAGGCGGTTCTTTTGCAAGTCTTGTGGGTACGATGTCTCTAATAGATAAAAAATATCAACATCTTGTAAAAGGTTTCATATTAAACAAATTTAGAGGTGACATAAACGTACTAAAACCGGGATTTAAAAAACTCAAAAGCATCACCAAGATTCCGGTTGTAGGAACTATTCCATTAATAAATTTGGATTTACCTGAAGAAGACTCTCTTAATGCAAAACCCAAAAATATTGCATGGACTAGGAAAAATCTCTCAAAAATTGATATTGAATTAGATAGATTGGCAAAAATTGTCAAATCAAACATGGATATCAAATCAATTGAGATGATGTTACAATGA